Proteins from a genomic interval of Dama dama isolate Ldn47 chromosome 1, ASM3311817v1, whole genome shotgun sequence:
- the HBE1 gene encoding hemoglobin subunit epsilon, with protein MVHFTAEEKAAITGLWGKVNVEEAGGEALGRLLVVYPWTQRFFDSFGNLSSASAIMGNPKVKAHGKKVLTSFGEAIKNLDNLKGAFAKLSELHCDKLHVDPENFRLLGNVIVIILATHFGREFTPDVQAAWQKLVSGVATALAHKYH; from the exons ATGGTGCATTTTACTGCCGAGGAGAAGGCTGCTATCACTGGCCTGTGGGGTAAAGTGAATGTGGAAGAGGCTGGAGGCGAGGCTCTGGGCAG GCTCCTGGTTGTCTACCCCTGGACCCAGAGGTTCTTTGACAGCTTTGGCAACCTGTCCTCTGCCTCTGCCATAATGGGAAACCCCAAGGTCAAGGCCCATGGCAAGAAGGTGCTGACTTCCTTCGGAGAAGCTATTAAGAATTTGGACAACCTCAAAGGTGCCTTTGCTAAGCTGAGTGAATTGCACTGTGACAAGTTGCATGTGGATCCTGAGAACTTCAGG CTTCTGGGCAACGTGATTGTGATTATTCTGGCTACTCACTTCGGCAGAGAATTCACTCCTGATGTGCAGGCTGCCTGGCAGAAGCTGGTGTCTGGTGTTGCCACTGCTCTGGCCCACAAATACCACTGA
- the LOC133060874 gene encoding hemoglobin subunit epsilon-4 has protein sequence MVHFTTDEKAAVASLWAKVNVEVVGGESLARLLIVYPWTQRFFESFGNLYSESAIMGNPKVKAHGRKVLNSFGNAIKHMDDVKGTFADLSELHCDKLHVDPENFRLLGNMILIVLATHFSKEFTPQMQAAWQKLTNAVSNALAHKYH, from the exons ATGGTGCATTTTACTACCGACGAGAAGGCTGCTGTTGCTAGCCTGTGGGCCAAGGTGAATGTGGAGGTGGTCGGCGGTGAGAGCCTGGCAAG GCTCCTGATTGTCTACCCATGGACCCAGAGGTTCTTTGAGAGTTTTGGTAACTTATACTCTGAGTCTGCCATAATGGGCAACCCCAAGGTCAAGGCCCACGGCAGGAAGGTGCTGAACTCCTTTGGAAATGCCATTAAGCACATGGATGACGTCAAGGGCACCTTTGCAGATCTAAGTGAGCTGCACTGTGACAAGTTGCACGTGGATCCCGAGAACTTCCGG CTCCTAGGCAACATGATATTGATTgtcttggcaacccacttcagcaagGAATTTACCCCGCAGATGCAGGCTGCCTGGCAGAAGCTGACAAACGCTGTGTCTAATGCTTTGGCCCACAAGTACCACTAG
- the LOC133060881 gene encoding hemoglobin subunit beta-3 produces the protein MLTAEEKAAVTAFWGKVNVDVVGAEALGRLLVVYPWTQRFFEHFGDLSTPDAVMGNPKVKAHGKRVLDAFSDGLKHLDDLKGAFAQLSELHCDKLHVDPENFRLLGNVLVVVLARHYGGDFTPELQADYQKVVTGVANALAHRYH, from the exons ATGCTGACTGCTGAGGAGAAGGCTGCCGTCACCGCCTTCTGGGGCAAGGTGAATGTGGATGTAGTTGGTGCTGAGGCCCTGGGCAG GCTGCTGGTTGTCTACCCCTGGACTCAGAGGTTCTTTGAGCACTTTGGGGACTTGTCCACTCCTGATGCTGTTATGGGCAACCCTAAAGTGAAGGCCCATGGCAAGAGGGTGCTAGACGCCTTTAGTGACGGCCTGAAGCATCTCGACGACCTCAAGGGTGCCTTTGCTCAACTTAGTGAGCTGCACTGTGATAAGCTGCACGTGGATCCTGAGAACTTCAGG CTCCTGGGCAACGTGTTGGTGGTTGTGCTGGCTCGCCACTATGGCGGTGATTTCACCCCGGAGCTGCAGGCTGACTATCAGAAGGTGGTGACTGGTGTTGCCAATGCCCTGGCCCACAGATATCACTAA